AAGGCGGCTGCAGGGCCGAGCAGACCTGCGAGCGGCGAAGCATAGCGCCGCAGCATAGCTGCGGGGGCCCCAGAACCAAAAAATAAAAGCAGATATGCTAGAAATTAAAGCGCTAGACCATAGATTGGGGCCCAAGGGCCCTCGATTGAAGATTGACCAACTCGCTTGGCCAAAAGCTCAATATTTATTGCTGGGCAATGCTCAAGCTCCCGAATTAAGGGCCTTTTTTGAGCTGCTGCAGGGCAGCCGAAAAATACAGCAGGGCGAGATTTTATGGGAGGGCAGCCAGAGCCTGGCGCACCGACGATGGGCCTTTCAGCATTTGTATAGCGATTTTGATTTTGGTCCAGAAAAAACCGTGATGAAGGTCTTGCGTTTTTGGGCCAGATTAGAAGGGCTGCGCCCTTGGGCGGCACATCGTTTGGAGGAATGGGGCTTGTCGCCCAACAGCAAAATTAGCCAATTGGGCGAGGCTCAAAAATGGGCCCTGCAGATCGTTTTGGGCCTGCAAAGAGGGGTCAGTTGGTATTTGTTAGAACGCCCATTTGCCCAGTTGAGCCCCGCCGAAGCCTGGCCCATTTTACAACTGCTAGAGCTGGCCAAAAAGCAGCATTATGGCCTCCTGCTCTGGAGCAGCCAAAGCGATAGCCAAGCCCTTTTGGGGCCAGAAAAACAGTGGCTTTGGCGAAAAGGCCAGCTGCTGCCTTTGTCTAAACTCCCCCCAGAACAAGCCATTTTTGACCGCCAAAATTATCCCGACTAATGCTATATATTTTATGGAGCTACGGCCTGAGTTTGTTGGGTCGCTGGAAGCTGTATGCCCTGCTTTTACTGGCTTTTGGTCTGCCTTTTTGGGGCTTTCCCATTTTTGTGAATCAATTAGCAGAGCAGGCAAAAAAACAATTAACCGCCCAAAGTGAGGAGGTCTATCAACTTGCTTGGCTGGGCGACACCGCCGCCGCCCCCGAGCTAAGAGAGGGGCTAGATCTACACCTCAATTTCTCGCTAATTGATAGCTTGGACCAAAAAGAGGCCTTGGCCGCCCTGAAAAAAGGCCAAATTGATTTGGCCCTCCTTTTAGCCGAAGATATGGACAGTAGTTTGTTGCGGGGAGAAGCCGTAGAATTGCAGCTATATTATTATAGTTCGGGCCGGCCAGCGGCCCTGAGCCCCTTTAAGGAAGTGCTTAAAGATTATGAAAACTATTGGGTAGAAAAGAATTTGGCTGCGGCCAATTTGCCCCCCACAGCTAGTCGCCCAATTGAGCTAAATGAGCGCAATCAAAGCAACCAAATGGACTAAATTCGGCAGCTTTTTCGGCAGTTGCGCAAGGGCTTGGCCCTGCTTTTTGCCCTAGGCTTTTTGCTGCTGCTCCTTTTGGGCCTCGCTCAAATTAACCCTTTGCTTTTTGCTGGCGCACCTTGGCGAGGCCTGCAGCAATTGCGGCAACCTTTGGGGCAGACTTATGCGGGCATGCAGTTGCTAGGAACCCTATATCTCTGGCTGATGATGGCTTTGGCCTTGTTAGGCTTTGCTTTGGCCTTGGGCCAAGATCAAGAAGGCCTAGCCGATATTCTGCTTGTTCAATTGAGAGAGCTCTTGCCTGGCGTTCGGCTTTGGGGGATGGGGCTTTCTTTGGGCATTTCGGCCTTTTTTTGGCTCAATTTGTACCTCTTAATCAAGAAGTTGGGCGGCTGGACCCTCGCTTTTTTGTTGCTCTTGGTTTTGCTTTTATTTGTCCTATTGACCTTTGGTACTGGCGGTTTGAGTTGGGGAAAGGCCATTTTGCCTTTGGCCAATCAGTTGTATTTTTTCAAGGCCCTTTTGGCGCGGAAATTAACGCTAGGCCCCTTGTTCTTGGTCCAGTTGAGCAGCCTGTTTTGGGCCCTGCTTTTGGCCCGCTTGAATTTTGCCCTATTGCGGAAGAAATTGGCCCGTTTTGGGGCTTAGTTGGGCTTTGCGGCGAAAAAAGGGCCTAATCGCCGCAAAATATGCGGCGATTAGAGAAAAAATAGCGCAAAATAAGCCTTGCAGAGAAGGCGCAAGGAGGAGTAGGATAGACGAGAATCCCATTTTTTCTTGTATTTTTGCCCCAAAATATAGAAAAGCATGCGTTATTCATTCTTCCTCCTTTTTGCCTACTTCTTTTTGGGCCAAGGGCTTGTTTTTGGCCAGGCAAGAGGCAATGCCCGCCGCTCCAAAGGCAACTATAACTATAAGGCTAAGTCCAACTCCAATTATCAAGCGCCTCTCTTACAACCAGAGGGCGATCTGCCAAGGGCCAGCTTTTTTAGCCATGATGAGGTGCTGCTAGAGGTTCGGGCACTCTCCAACCAAAAAGCAAGCAGCTATTTGGCCATCTTTAATATTCGGCAGTTGGGCAAAACGGCAGAAGAAACCGACCGCCTGCTGCAAGAACGCTTCCGCAGTTTTAAGAGCAAACTACAAGCCTTGGGCATCGCTGAGCAAGATATTCACTTAGATATGCTTTCTTTTGTGCCCGTCTATGAACTAGAAGAGGAAAAAAAGCTATTTAGCCCAAAAACCTATAATGAGGTCCCCAAGGGCTTCGAAATGCAGCAAAATGTACATGTTAGCTACCGCAATGCAGCCCAATTAGGGGCCATTGTATCGGCTGCGGCCCAAGTGGAAATTTATGATTTGGCCAAGGTGGAGTATTTTGTAGAGAATACCGCCGCCGTTTATGAGGAGCTCCGCAAAGAGGCCCTAGCCTATTTGATGCGCGAGATGGTCGAGCTAGAAAAAATAGGCCTAGAACTGGATCTGGCCAGCCGCCGTATGGCCGAGGCCGAAGGCGCGGTCTATCCCGCCGAACGCTATGCCAGCTATCAGGCATTTTCTAGCCCTTCACTAGATGGAAAAAGCCGGGTAGACCTTCAGGAAAAGGCCCAAACGCAGTACTATGCGCCCATGCCCTACAATGATTTTGAAATTATCCTGAACCCAGAAATTCAAGAGCCCGCTGTGCAGTTTATGTACCATCTCCAATTTGCTTTTAAACTGAAAAAACCAGCCCCAGAAGTCAAAATTGAAAGAGAAAAAGAGTTTATTTGGATTACGCCTCAGGGCGATATGCGTCTGCTAAAAGTAGAAAAGGCTAAGGAGAAACGGCCCCAAGCGCCCCGCCCTCAGCCCAATACC
This genomic interval from Saprospira grandis contains the following:
- a CDS encoding ABC transporter — translated: MLEIKALDHRLGPKGPRLKIDQLAWPKAQYLLLGNAQAPELRAFFELLQGSRKIQQGEILWEGSQSLAHRRWAFQHLYSDFDFGPEKTVMKVLRFWARLEGLRPWAAHRLEEWGLSPNSKISQLGEAQKWALQIVLGLQRGVSWYLLERPFAQLSPAEAWPILQLLELAKKQHYGLLLWSSQSDSQALLGPEKQWLWRKGQLLPLSKLPPEQAIFDRQNYPD
- a CDS encoding SIMPL domain-containing protein, translating into MRYSFFLLFAYFFLGQGLVFGQARGNARRSKGNYNYKAKSNSNYQAPLLQPEGDLPRASFFSHDEVLLEVRALSNQKASSYLAIFNIRQLGKTAEETDRLLQERFRSFKSKLQALGIAEQDIHLDMLSFVPVYELEEEKKLFSPKTYNEVPKGFEMQQNVHVSYRNAAQLGAIVSAAAQVEIYDLAKVEYFVENTAAVYEELRKEALAYLMREMVELEKIGLELDLASRRMAEAEGAVYPAERYASYQAFSSPSLDGKSRVDLQEKAQTQYYAPMPYNDFEIILNPEIQEPAVQFMYHLQFAFKLKKPAPEVKIEREKEFIWITPQGDMRLLKVEKAKEKRPQAPRPQPNTTVIPETN